DNA sequence from the Novosphingobium sp. KACC 22771 genome:
GGCCGATGCCATAGATCAGCCCGCCCTCGATCTGTTGGCGGGCGATGTCGGCGTTGATGATGCGGCCAATGTCGGCCACGGCGGTGATGCGGTCCACCCGGACGCCCGCATCGCTGCGCCGCGCCGTGGCGATGGCCGCAATGCATCCGCCGTCGGCCACCGCGCCCATGCGATGACAGGCCAGCCCCGCCCCGCTGCCGTCCTTGCCGCCATTCCACCCCGCCAGCGCCGAGACCCGCTGAAGACAGGCCGCCATGCGCGCATCGCCCGCCAGCATCCCCATCCGAAACGACAAAGGCTCGCGCCCCAGCGCGGCGGCGATCTCGTCCATAAAGCTTTCGGTGACAAAGGCGTGCAAGGCATGCGGCCCGCCGCGCATCTGACCCGTGGGCAGGCCGATGGCCGCCGGGGCATGATCCACCGCCACATGGGCGATGGCATAGGGCGGATTGGCGCCCTCCATGGCCAGAATGTCCTTGCGGTCCTGCATCTTGGCCGCCTTGTTGGGGCTGGCGGCGGACAGCATGCGCAGGCCGAATTCGCGCATTGTGGCGGGCATGGCGATTTTGGCGCGCCATGCGGCAATATGCCCGGCGGTATCAGCGCGCGCCTCGACATGGGCGGCCAACGGCGCGCGGGGCAATCCGGCAAGATGCTCTTGCCACCGGCTCCAGATCAGTTGCACCGGCTTGCCCGCCGCCTGCGCGATGGCGGCGGCCTCAATGGCAAAGCGCGCGTCATAGCGGGTATCGAAACTGCCCCCGGCGGCCACCGGATAGAGCATGACCTTATGCGCGGGCACGGCCAATTCGCGCGCGATCGCCAGTCTTGTCCGCTCCGGCGTCTGCACCGCGGCCCAAACCTCCACCATGCCATCGCGCAGCCGCGCCGTGGCCGTGGCCGTCTCCAGCGTGGCGTGCAGGGCAGGAGCGATGTCATAGCGCGCGGAAAATTGCGGGTGTTCGCCCAAAATGCCGTCGGCATCGCCCTGCGCGACCATACGGTGGGCCTCATCGCCTTTGAGCGCGGCCTCCAGCGCCTTGGCGATGTCCGCGCTCTCCAACGGCTTGTCCACCGCAAAGCCGGGCGCGATCCGGCCCAGTGCCTGTTCCGCCGCCCACCAGTCCGTGGCCACCGCCGCCACCCAGCGCGGCCCTTCGATCATGCGGACAAAGCCCGACACCCCGCGCGCGCGCGCCGCATCATACGCGCCCATCGCCATGCTCTCACCCCGCTGTGCATGGCGGATCGCGGCATAGAGCATGTCGGGCAGGCG
Encoded proteins:
- a CDS encoding molybdopterin cofactor-binding domain-containing protein, with product MAITRRQWLIGAGAGGGLVVGWSLLPRHFAYPFAPQEGEYPFDAWLRIGRDGVVNVAIPQLEMGQGVMTVLAQIAAVELGADWRQVAVTPAPIGAQFPNLPLAAHWAPLWAPIVAPLVGGQDSWLVRRWAEDHRFMATGSGTAVEAYEEPLRKAAAGARAVLAMAAAARWNVPWEQCEVSGGAVRHGGRSFGFGALVQDAAGLIPPDPPVLRPAPAAESPAALPVGAEPAFPRLDAPAKVDGSWPFAGDIRLPDMLYAAIRHAQRGESMAMGAYDAARARGVSGFVRMIEGPRWVAAVATDWWAAEQALGRIAPGFAVDKPLESADIAKALEAALKGDEAHRMVAQGDADGILGEHPQFSARYDIAPALHATLETATATARLRDGMVEVWAAVQTPERTRLAIARELAVPAHKVMLYPVAAGGSFDTRYDARFAIEAAAIAQAAGKPVQLIWSRWQEHLAGLPRAPLAAHVEARADTAGHIAAWRAKIAMPATMREFGLRMLSAASPNKAAKMQDRKDILAMEGANPPYAIAHVAVDHAPAAIGLPTGQMRGGPHALHAFVTESFMDEIAAALGREPLSFRMGMLAGDARMAACLQRVSALAGWNGGKDGSGAGLACHRMGAVADGGCIAAIATARRSDAGVRVDRITAVADIGRIINADIARQQIEGGLIYGIGLALGASTAWQKGLPLASRLGQLGLPLLADCPEVEVELIASGADPFDPGELGVAVAAPAIANALFSATGIRLRRLPLASDD